A single genomic interval of Lewinellaceae bacterium harbors:
- a CDS encoding RagB/SusD family nutrient uptake outer membrane protein: MRSNSIKILVCGMVLMASSCTKVLDKPPIGRLDAGSFFKTADDAIQGINAAYQPLLFNSANNNFYWAFGILPTSIAVVGGDGSRPGLVEMDFLNYTPRTQEFNDFWKLNYIGITQSNLVLDRIESIDMDASLKNRIKGEALFLRSYYHFLLTQVFGDVPLLTEIKDPEDLRIPRDDKKLIWQQIVKDCDQAAQWLPESYPASATGRVTRGAALGLAAKADLYLEDWNGVLSHIQQLDALGIYALMPDYEDNFRKLTQNNSESVWEIQHDNLELGVGNSLNQWWCSKKISDGYGFCEVTQEYVNEFEPGDPRLKFTVAMTRDDYFGVTYFPSFSSTGYSPRKYLQSAQEVTQKADGDINYTAIRYAEVLLWKAEAHAQLNQLPEALAALEQVRARARAQAANPETALPPVTAGTQSEVMQAIRHERLVELGFEMHHFFDLVRWGLASQEIPDFIPGKHEYFPIPQTELDLNPMLTQNPGY, encoded by the coding sequence ATGAGAAGTAACAGCATAAAAATATTGGTCTGCGGAATGGTGCTGATGGCAAGCTCCTGTACCAAGGTATTGGATAAGCCACCCATTGGCCGCCTGGATGCAGGGTCGTTCTTCAAAACGGCCGATGATGCCATCCAGGGCATCAATGCCGCCTATCAACCCCTCCTTTTTAACAGCGCCAACAACAATTTCTACTGGGCTTTTGGTATCCTGCCTACTTCTATAGCTGTCGTGGGCGGAGATGGGTCCCGTCCGGGGCTGGTGGAAATGGATTTCCTGAATTATACCCCCCGTACGCAGGAATTTAATGACTTCTGGAAACTCAACTACATCGGCATCACCCAGAGCAACCTGGTATTGGATCGTATCGAAAGCATCGATATGGATGCATCACTGAAGAACCGGATCAAAGGAGAAGCACTCTTCCTGCGCTCCTATTACCATTTCCTGCTGACCCAGGTATTTGGTGACGTACCTCTTCTCACCGAAATCAAAGATCCGGAAGATTTGCGCATACCCCGTGATGACAAGAAACTTATCTGGCAACAGATCGTCAAAGATTGTGATCAGGCCGCTCAGTGGCTTCCCGAAAGCTACCCCGCCAGCGCCACCGGCCGCGTCACCAGGGGCGCCGCATTAGGTCTGGCAGCCAAGGCAGATTTGTATTTGGAAGACTGGAATGGAGTCCTAAGCCACATTCAGCAATTGGATGCTTTGGGCATTTACGCATTGATGCCGGACTACGAGGATAACTTCCGGAAATTAACCCAAAATAACTCCGAATCCGTCTGGGAAATTCAGCACGATAACCTCGAATTGGGCGTCGGCAACTCCCTTAACCAGTGGTGGTGTTCTAAAAAAATCAGTGACGGATACGGATTCTGTGAAGTCACCCAGGAGTATGTCAATGAATTTGAACCCGGTGACCCGCGTCTTAAATTCACCGTAGCCATGACACGGGATGATTATTTCGGTGTCACCTATTTTCCCTCCTTTTCTTCGACGGGGTACAGTCCCCGGAAATACCTCCAGTCCGCTCAGGAAGTGACCCAAAAAGCGGATGGAGATATCAATTACACTGCAATCCGCTATGCAGAGGTATTGCTCTGGAAGGCTGAAGCCCATGCACAACTAAACCAATTACCGGAAGCTTTAGCCGCCCTTGAACAGGTCCGCGCCCGCGCCCGGGCACAGGCTGCCAATCCGGAAACGGCCCTGCCGCCTGTTACCGCAGGTACGCAGTCCGAGGTCATGCAGGCCATCCGCCACGAACGGCTGGTTGAACTGGGTTTTGAGATGCATCACTTCTTTGACCTGGTACGCTGGGGGCTGGCGTCCCAGGAAATTCCCGACTTTATCCCGGGCAAACACGAATATTTCCCCATACCCCAAACCGAGCTGGATCTGAACCCGATGTTGACCCAAAATCCCGGTTATTGA
- a CDS encoding glycosidase: MIHKHHASRVSALANRLPENPILTPSQVRPSREDMEVECILNPGAFRFKGKTWLLVRVAERPKQETGWISFPVLEDSEHLIVKRYPRDHPDLDLSDPRIIRVGSSYYLTTLSHLRLFCSSDGIHFAEPDDRPSIIFPHGVHETFGIEDCRVTTMGDQYLLTYTAVSENGVAVGCMRTTDWIHFERLGLIMPPHNKDCAIFGEPVNGLYRCLHRPSGLDLGGNFIWIAESPDLIHWGDHRCIARTRPAQWDSARIGAGAAPVKTSEGWLEIYHGADNHHRYCLGALLLDGDRPHQVLARSSQPIMTPDMEYEQKGFFGNVVFTNGHVTEGDQLFMYYGASDTVICGAKFSIREILDTLK; encoded by the coding sequence ATGATCCATAAACATCATGCGTCCAGGGTATCCGCCCTGGCCAATCGTTTGCCGGAAAACCCTATTCTGACTCCCAGCCAGGTTCGTCCCAGCCGGGAAGACATGGAGGTCGAATGCATCTTAAACCCGGGAGCGTTTCGATTTAAAGGTAAAACCTGGCTTTTAGTGCGGGTGGCGGAGCGGCCAAAACAGGAAACCGGCTGGATTTCTTTTCCGGTCCTCGAAGATTCTGAACATCTGATCGTCAAACGTTACCCCCGGGACCATCCGGACCTGGACCTTTCCGATCCGCGGATCATCCGGGTCGGATCCAGCTATTACCTTACGACCTTATCCCATCTCCGGCTATTCTGCTCATCAGATGGCATTCATTTTGCCGAACCGGATGACCGGCCATCGATCATTTTTCCCCATGGCGTCCATGAAACCTTTGGCATCGAAGATTGCCGGGTGACCACCATGGGCGATCAGTATTTGCTGACCTATACCGCGGTCTCAGAAAATGGGGTTGCGGTAGGATGTATGCGCACCACCGACTGGATTCATTTTGAGCGCCTGGGGTTGATTATGCCACCCCATAATAAGGATTGCGCCATTTTTGGTGAGCCTGTAAACGGATTATACCGCTGTCTGCACCGGCCTTCCGGTCTGGACCTTGGAGGCAACTTTATCTGGATCGCCGAATCACCGGATCTTATCCACTGGGGTGATCACCGCTGCATCGCACGGACACGGCCGGCACAGTGGGACTCCGCCCGCATTGGTGCGGGAGCTGCCCCGGTGAAGACCAGTGAAGGATGGCTGGAGATCTATCACGGAGCGGACAACCATCACCGGTATTGCCTGGGTGCCCTGCTATTGGATGGAGACCGACCACATCAGGTATTGGCACGATCCAGTCAACCCATCATGACCCCGGATATGGAGTACGAGCAAAAAGGTTTCTTTGGGAATGTGGTATTCACCAATGGTCACGTAACAGAAGGAGACCAGCTGTTTATGTACTATGGTGCTTCCGATACCGTAATTTGCGGGGCGAAATTTTCCATCCGGGAGATCCTGGACACATTAAAATAA
- a CDS encoding T9SS type A sorting domain-containing protein: MKLKGLIAAILFSGSVNAQSGQIDIPRIDQMPNLPTPFNVRDWYQVAKDYDGFVYNPDLTGDYLPLLYKETSGPNYPELPVFGLPSYVGSNNPKGGEAINVLPSIVGATLAGIDKSNQNGNNWVLWSQNYFNKTNGQNIYLNAPKTSSGNDWWYDVMPNIYFYQLYDLYGPMGHADEQFTAVADAFAGSARALGGSDTPWQPAFFNYRAFDFATGTPNSESVPEPESAGTYAWLLYHAYKVTGEKRYLEAAEWCIEFLDQWPNNPSYELQLPYGAYTAAKMNAELHTHYDLEKMINWIFDRGALRGWGTIVGRWNGFDVSGLIGEANDNGNDYAFLMNGLHQAAALAPLVRYDKRYARAIGKWILNLANATRLYYPGFLPASLQDGAEWSAQYDPMKVVGHEALREVWNGASPFSTGDAVRGGWAATNLALYGSSSIGYLGGILAKTNVDGILRIDVRKTDFYSDGYPMYLYFNPYDTPKSVVVTLPDTSVRVYDLLRESFLSEGAASSLEVTIPAGEATLVALLPASGTMEQVENRMVLNDLVVDYLPSNAPQPLAPRIQALATSSTTVELGDSVIIYGKATDPDFGILEYTWQADQGELLPQDTTAVWVAPQDPGNYRIQWMVTDNDGLTDTASLEITVVPEVNRAPVIQAIQPAQKYIGPGQDLNILCKASDPNGDTLLFTWTTNAGAIDGSGDQIIWTAPPGEGIYQIQVQVDDGRGEMTTASVDILVRDFAEGPVPSLLAYYPFTGNTQDASGNGFHGVPSGARPTNDRLGQPSQAFLFDGINDFIRVPDDQRLEFTTAITLSFWFKADAVGEKERFIVSHGSWQSRWKVSIIPEGKIRWTIHASDGRIRDLDTPTSFVTDSFYQVTATYDGAYMMLYLNGHLESFLPFTGDINPTNLPILMGQMLPDNANYNFEGVLDEVKLWDTALVPTQVIALTTTHRSDYQAAMDLAIYPNPSATSIRVRIPEAFLGKPCRMRGYDLMGRMVLDHQWQQASVEESVSVATLSQGIYLLELGNTRIHYRTTLFKK, translated from the coding sequence ATGAAGTTAAAAGGCCTCATAGCAGCTATTTTATTCTCCGGTTCGGTCAATGCCCAATCGGGTCAGATCGATATCCCGCGTATCGATCAAATGCCTAATCTGCCTACCCCCTTCAATGTCCGGGACTGGTACCAGGTGGCCAAAGATTACGATGGCTTTGTTTATAATCCTGATCTTACCGGCGACTATCTTCCATTGCTCTATAAAGAAACTTCCGGGCCCAATTATCCGGAACTGCCCGTTTTCGGGCTGCCCAGTTATGTAGGGAGCAATAACCCAAAAGGAGGTGAGGCCATCAATGTGCTTCCTTCCATCGTTGGAGCAACCCTGGCTGGCATCGACAAATCAAACCAGAACGGCAACAACTGGGTGCTGTGGAGTCAGAATTACTTCAACAAGACCAATGGCCAAAATATTTACCTTAATGCGCCCAAGACCTCCAGCGGAAACGACTGGTGGTATGATGTGATGCCCAATATCTACTTCTACCAGCTTTACGATCTTTACGGACCCATGGGACATGCGGATGAACAATTCACCGCTGTTGCAGATGCCTTTGCCGGATCTGCCCGCGCCCTGGGCGGCTCCGATACGCCCTGGCAGCCGGCTTTTTTCAACTACCGTGCATTTGACTTCGCCACCGGTACGCCCAATTCGGAGAGCGTCCCTGAACCTGAATCTGCCGGCACTTATGCCTGGCTCCTCTACCATGCGTATAAGGTAACAGGTGAAAAACGCTATCTGGAGGCTGCCGAATGGTGTATCGAATTTCTGGATCAATGGCCCAATAATCCATCCTACGAGTTGCAGTTGCCCTACGGGGCCTATACCGCAGCTAAGATGAACGCCGAGCTGCATACCCACTATGACCTCGAAAAAATGATCAACTGGATCTTTGACCGCGGCGCATTGCGCGGTTGGGGCACCATTGTAGGCCGCTGGAACGGATTTGACGTCTCCGGACTGATTGGAGAGGCCAATGACAATGGCAATGATTATGCATTTTTGATGAATGGCTTACATCAGGCTGCTGCCCTGGCTCCATTGGTTCGTTATGATAAACGCTATGCCCGGGCGATCGGCAAATGGATCCTGAACCTGGCCAATGCAACCCGGCTTTATTATCCTGGATTCTTGCCTGCCTCGCTCCAGGATGGGGCGGAGTGGAGTGCGCAGTATGACCCGATGAAAGTCGTCGGCCACGAAGCTTTGCGCGAAGTATGGAATGGTGCCAGTCCCTTCTCCACCGGTGATGCCGTAAGGGGAGGATGGGCAGCTACCAACCTGGCCTTATACGGGTCATCCTCCATCGGCTACCTGGGTGGCATCCTTGCTAAAACCAATGTCGATGGTATTCTACGTATCGATGTCCGCAAGACCGACTTCTATAGTGACGGTTATCCAATGTATCTCTATTTCAATCCTTATGATACACCTAAATCGGTAGTAGTCACGTTACCGGATACCTCAGTACGCGTATATGATCTCCTCCGTGAATCTTTTCTTTCGGAAGGCGCGGCCAGCTCGCTGGAAGTAACCATTCCGGCCGGTGAAGCAACCTTGGTTGCTCTCCTGCCTGCTTCCGGAACCATGGAGCAGGTAGAGAATCGAATGGTGCTGAATGACCTGGTCGTCGATTACCTGCCATCCAATGCACCACAACCTTTAGCACCACGTATCCAGGCGCTCGCTACATCGTCAACAACCGTTGAACTCGGCGATTCAGTGATCATTTATGGTAAAGCAACAGATCCGGATTTCGGAATATTGGAATACACCTGGCAGGCAGATCAGGGTGAACTGCTACCCCAGGACACGACAGCTGTCTGGGTAGCTCCACAGGATCCCGGTAATTACCGTATCCAGTGGATGGTTACCGATAACGATGGATTGACGGATACAGCATCCCTCGAAATAACGGTCGTCCCGGAGGTCAACCGCGCTCCCGTCATTCAAGCGATACAACCTGCTCAAAAGTATATAGGTCCTGGACAGGACCTCAACATTCTCTGTAAGGCATCGGACCCTAACGGTGATACATTATTGTTTACCTGGACTACAAATGCCGGAGCAATAGATGGTTCTGGGGATCAGATCATCTGGACCGCCCCCCCGGGTGAAGGCATTTATCAAATCCAGGTACAAGTGGATGATGGCCGTGGTGAAATGACCACGGCGTCGGTGGATATCCTGGTTAGAGATTTTGCTGAAGGGCCGGTGCCTTCTTTGTTGGCTTATTACCCCTTTACGGGAAACACCCAGGATGCCAGTGGCAATGGTTTTCATGGCGTACCTTCCGGGGCACGTCCCACCAATGACCGGCTTGGCCAGCCATCACAAGCCTTCCTTTTCGATGGTATAAACGATTTCATTCGCGTCCCGGATGATCAGCGACTGGAGTTTACGACTGCCATCACCTTAAGCTTTTGGTTTAAGGCTGACGCCGTTGGTGAAAAGGAGCGGTTCATCGTCTCACATGGCAGCTGGCAAAGCCGGTGGAAAGTATCGATCATACCGGAAGGCAAGATTCGCTGGACCATCCACGCCAGCGATGGACGCATTCGTGATCTCGATACACCAACCAGCTTTGTCACGGATTCATTTTACCAGGTTACCGCCACCTATGACGGAGCGTATATGATGCTCTACCTGAATGGTCATCTGGAGTCCTTTTTGCCTTTTACCGGAGACATCAACCCCACGAATCTGCCTATTCTGATGGGGCAGATGTTGCCGGACAATGCCAACTATAATTTTGAAGGTGTACTTGATGAGGTCAAACTTTGGGACACCGCGCTGGTACCCACACAGGTGATTGCATTGACAACCACGCACCGGTCCGATTACCAGGCTGCCATGGACCTGGCCATTTATCCGAATCCTTCCGCTACCTCCATCCGTGTCCGCATCCCTGAGGCATTCCTGGGAAAACCCTGCCGGATGCGGGGATACGACCTGATGGGCAGAATGGTCCTGGACCATCAATGGCAGCAAGCTTCAGTTGAAGAATCGGTATCCGTTGCCACCCTATCTCAGGGAATTTATTTACTGGAACTGGGAAATACCAGAATTCATTACCGAACAACCTTATTTAAAAAATGA
- a CDS encoding T9SS type A sorting domain-containing protein: MKFINLLAIFLLSFLGLSSGIYGQNIVAAYPFSGSAQDASGNGNDAMIRGAILTQDRFGVARQAFAFDGKSALVAPNSDLLQSGYTTISFWVKVNSLPEQGEVFLLSHGGWQERWKISLPAHGKPVFTTNSSDGISDMDSGDGNELILGEWHQVVMTHDGANDVIYLDGAMANTKAVTGTLNATQYPLGMGFDPIGGSLYFDGSLDEVMLFDAAMTAEQVADLYAQQSTAPTFEPGMVANYPFDGNALDATSYANHGQMNATTPTTNRFGFGSKALAFNGTSSTVTASNSSALNGGTTTVTFWVKANALPEQGEAYLMSFGGWQERWKISLPSHGKAVWTTNETSGISDMDAGDGHELVPGVWTQLAFVHNGSQDQIYVNGALANSKDVTGDLNPTTYDLGIGYNPIDGGNYFDGAIDDIQIYNYALSDTAIQDLYTAMSTNPATDADLVAQYNFTGNTADGSQYANDLTNDGASLTADRFNYGGHAYAFDGIGSSMTAANSPALNSPTATVSFWVNVTELPAQGEAYLLSNGGWQERWKISLPSHGKPVFTTNYENGISDMDAGDGNALVPGTWTHVAMVHDGTKDLIYMNGTLANEKDVAGNLNATKYPFGVGFNPIDGGNYFNGALDDIQLFNRALTAEEIAALYGMQSVEPTYSDTLVADYGFNGSGKDASVYANPATISGAQFGKDRFNRSNHSLVFDGASSEVTAANSPQLNSDLATVSFWINAKALPEQGEAFLLSFGGWQERWKISLPAHGKPVWTTNNESGISDMDSGDGNELVPGSWYQVVMVHDGAKDKIFINGTKANEKDVTGNLNTTTYPLGIGYNPIDGGSYFNGSLDDIQIYSIALTDDEVAALYAAQSAAPEVTDSIAPSAPLDLVAGVQNTTVLLTWSPSTDNVGVTGYNVFRDSVKMGTVPSPGMTLTDLPQLTTFTFGVTAVDAAGNESVMSTVIATTGQEAAPDTIAPSKPGNLAGNPGAHSVLLSWETSTDNRAVAGYVVFVDGTLVDTVGASKTSILVGDLDAETPYFFEVYAFDLAGNTSEVAELTVSTTAEFDTGEDGLVAYYPFEGNADDATPYANHGVIGGNPTFQTVTDRLRAGGQAIVFDGDQDSVLAANAVQLLSDYSTVSFWIRVDGQNFADAEAYVLDFGHWDQRWKISLPQHLRIVWTTNSKNAQFDNSISDMDSKDGNELILGYWWFVTMVHDGTDDIIYIDGQEVNRKAAAGTLNSTARPFCMGSNPIEGGQYFQGALDEVKLYNKALTGEEIASLYANGTTSVPSYNAVLNKYIELVYPNPTTSSLQIRHHFTTNQSLLVRVFNAQGMEVSSTRTQTGYGSNDLTVDASKLPQGSYYVNFVLGGKNLGSLRFVKQ, translated from the coding sequence ATGAAATTTATCAACCTCCTTGCCATTTTCCTGCTGTCATTTCTGGGTTTATCCAGTGGGATATATGGTCAAAACATTGTAGCTGCCTATCCATTCAGTGGATCAGCACAGGATGCCTCGGGCAATGGCAACGATGCCATGATCCGTGGTGCCATCCTGACTCAGGATCGCTTTGGTGTTGCCCGCCAGGCTTTTGCCTTTGATGGTAAGAGTGCGCTGGTAGCTCCTAATTCCGATCTTTTACAATCCGGTTACACCACCATCAGCTTCTGGGTGAAGGTCAATAGCCTGCCGGAACAAGGTGAAGTATTTCTGCTTTCCCACGGTGGATGGCAAGAGCGTTGGAAAATATCGCTTCCAGCCCACGGGAAACCCGTGTTTACCACCAATTCATCGGATGGAATTTCCGATATGGACTCGGGCGACGGTAATGAACTTATCCTGGGCGAGTGGCATCAGGTGGTGATGACCCATGACGGAGCCAATGATGTCATCTATCTGGATGGTGCCATGGCCAATACAAAAGCCGTCACCGGCACACTTAATGCCACCCAGTATCCACTGGGTATGGGCTTTGACCCGATCGGTGGCAGCCTGTACTTTGATGGCAGTCTGGACGAAGTCATGCTTTTTGACGCAGCCATGACTGCTGAGCAGGTAGCAGATCTCTATGCCCAGCAGAGCACGGCACCTACGTTTGAACCGGGTATGGTCGCCAATTATCCTTTTGACGGCAATGCACTTGACGCTACATCCTATGCCAACCATGGCCAGATGAACGCAACCACGCCAACCACCAACCGGTTTGGATTCGGATCGAAAGCATTAGCCTTCAATGGTACATCTTCCACCGTAACGGCGTCCAACAGCTCCGCTCTTAATGGCGGTACCACTACGGTGACATTCTGGGTAAAAGCCAACGCACTTCCCGAACAGGGTGAAGCTTACCTGATGTCTTTCGGTGGATGGCAGGAACGCTGGAAGATCTCCCTCCCGTCACATGGCAAGGCCGTGTGGACGACGAATGAGACATCCGGCATTTCCGATATGGATGCCGGTGACGGCCATGAACTCGTGCCGGGCGTGTGGACCCAGCTTGCCTTTGTTCACAACGGCAGCCAGGACCAAATCTATGTCAATGGTGCACTGGCCAACAGCAAAGATGTCACCGGGGATCTTAACCCGACGACCTACGATCTGGGCATCGGATACAATCCCATCGATGGCGGTAATTACTTCGATGGAGCGATTGACGATATCCAGATCTACAACTATGCATTAAGCGACACTGCTATCCAGGATCTGTATACAGCGATGTCCACCAACCCGGCTACCGATGCCGATCTGGTGGCTCAGTATAACTTCACCGGAAATACCGCCGATGGTTCGCAATATGCCAACGATCTGACCAATGACGGTGCTTCCCTGACTGCTGACCGCTTCAATTATGGAGGCCATGCCTATGCATTTGATGGTATTGGCTCCAGCATGACTGCGGCTAATTCTCCGGCACTGAATTCTCCCACCGCCACTGTAAGTTTCTGGGTCAATGTCACTGAGCTACCGGCACAGGGTGAAGCCTACCTGCTCTCCAATGGTGGCTGGCAGGAGCGCTGGAAAATATCGCTGCCTTCCCACGGCAAACCGGTATTCACAACCAACTATGAAAATGGTATCTCCGATATGGACGCCGGTGACGGCAATGCATTGGTCCCGGGAACATGGACCCATGTGGCCATGGTCCATGACGGTACCAAAGACCTGATCTACATGAACGGTACGCTGGCGAATGAAAAAGATGTCGCCGGCAACCTGAATGCTACGAAATATCCTTTCGGCGTAGGTTTCAATCCCATCGATGGCGGCAACTATTTCAATGGCGCGCTGGATGACATCCAACTGTTCAACCGGGCACTGACCGCAGAAGAAATTGCCGCTTTATATGGCATGCAGTCCGTTGAGCCGACCTATTCAGACACCCTCGTTGCTGATTACGGCTTCAATGGTTCCGGCAAAGATGCTTCCGTCTATGCCAATCCAGCCACCATCAGTGGGGCGCAGTTTGGAAAGGACCGGTTCAACCGTTCCAACCATTCCCTCGTTTTCGATGGTGCTTCCAGCGAAGTTACCGCTGCCAATTCACCGCAATTGAATTCCGACCTGGCCACCGTCAGTTTCTGGATCAATGCCAAGGCCCTCCCGGAACAGGGTGAAGCATTCCTGCTTAGTTTCGGCGGATGGCAGGAAAGATGGAAAATTTCATTGCCTGCACATGGCAAGCCGGTCTGGACGACCAATAACGAAAGTGGTATCTCCGACATGGATTCCGGTGACGGTAATGAACTCGTCCCTGGCAGCTGGTATCAGGTGGTCATGGTGCATGATGGCGCTAAGGACAAGATATTTATCAATGGTACCAAGGCCAATGAAAAAGATGTCACAGGCAATCTGAACACCACCACGTATCCTTTGGGTATCGGCTACAACCCGATCGATGGTGGGTCCTATTTCAATGGTTCCCTGGATGACATCCAGATTTACAGCATCGCTCTGACCGACGATGAGGTTGCCGCTTTATATGCAGCCCAGTCGGCAGCACCGGAAGTGACCGACTCTATTGCACCCTCAGCCCCGCTGGATCTGGTTGCAGGTGTGCAAAATACGACCGTTCTACTGACCTGGAGTCCTTCGACCGACAATGTAGGGGTGACTGGCTACAATGTATTCCGTGACAGTGTGAAAATGGGTACAGTGCCTTCACCCGGTATGACCCTGACGGATTTACCTCAGCTTACCACCTTCACTTTTGGTGTAACTGCCGTAGATGCTGCCGGAAATGAATCCGTGATGAGTACGGTCATTGCCACCACCGGACAGGAAGCAGCACCGGATACCATCGCTCCCTCCAAGCCAGGCAACCTGGCGGGTAATCCCGGAGCTCATTCCGTATTGCTTTCCTGGGAAACTTCTACTGACAACCGTGCCGTAGCAGGATACGTCGTATTTGTTGACGGGACCCTGGTGGACACCGTTGGCGCAAGTAAGACTTCTATCCTGGTCGGTGACCTGGATGCGGAAACACCTTATTTCTTTGAAGTATATGCTTTCGACCTGGCCGGCAATACCTCGGAGGTAGCTGAATTGACCGTGAGCACCACTGCTGAATTCGATACCGGAGAAGATGGTCTGGTAGCCTATTATCCTTTTGAAGGAAATGCCGATGATGCAACACCTTATGCCAATCATGGTGTGATCGGTGGTAACCCGACCTTCCAGACCGTTACCGACCGGTTGCGGGCAGGCGGGCAGGCGATCGTCTTTGACGGCGACCAGGATTCTGTTCTCGCTGCCAATGCCGTTCAGCTTTTATCCGACTATTCAACGGTAAGTTTCTGGATCCGCGTAGACGGTCAGAATTTTGCCGATGCGGAAGCTTACGTTTTGGATTTCGGCCATTGGGATCAACGCTGGAAAATTTCATTGCCACAACACCTGCGTATCGTCTGGACGACGAATAGCAAGAATGCCCAGTTTGATAATTCCATTTCAGACATGGACAGCAAGGACGGCAACGAACTGATCCTTGGCTACTGGTGGTTTGTGACCATGGTACATGATGGTACAGATGACATCATCTACATCGACGGTCAGGAAGTGAATCGCAAAGCAGCTGCAGGAACGCTGAACAGCACGGCACGTCCTTTTTGTATGGGCAGCAACCCCATCGAGGGTGGTCAATATTTCCAGGGCGCGCTGGATGAGGTAAAGCTTTACAATAAAGCTCTGACCGGTGAAGAAATTGCCAGCCTGTATGCTAATGGAACCACTTCGGTTCCAAGTTACAATGCGGTGCTGAACAAATACATCGAATTGGTGTATCCGAACCCGACAACCAGTTCATTGCAAATACGTCATCATTTCACGACCAATCAATCATTATTGGTCCGTGTATTTAATGCCCAGGGTATGGAAGTTTCATCCACCCGTACGCAGACCGGATACGGAAGTAACGATCTGACGGTTGATGCCTCGAAATTACCACAGGGTTCCTACTATGTGAACTTTGTCCTAGGTGGTAAAAACCTGGGATCACTGCGTTTTGTCAAACAATAA